The genomic segment tcatcggcaagggctgccgcctcagtgaaccaaccagatcgctttaaaaaggccaataacttgcgaatgttcacatcggctaaatcagacaggttctcaaagaaatgagaatctaaagtgcaattccttctaactgctagtgcgggacacacacacagatggtgttctatagtctcttcttcttcgatgtcctcacagcttctgcaaaagtcgttactgacaaccttcagtctgtcagcatgttttccgattagacagtgacctgtcatgacgggcacaatgactgagacgtctgttctagccaatgacagcaaagcagtagacctcttcaagtctagatgaggccacatagttttggaatgctaacaacaccttatttgtgtccatctatcattcgttgcccttcgggcctggttctgaaaacttagcttacatgtcgctagaggcaaacccacagatttcagtgtcccgggaatgtgtaaggtagttcctagtctcgctacCTTgaccgctttacaattccctgggatatctctttggcccggcacccagaataggtgaattttgaactgttcagccatctctagcggtaaggtcacgaacagtcttccagtgtaagaagtagattaacgcattctctgaggatgggaaaatccgcatcgtttgggtgccgggccaaaacgcagtaaggggaaatgaaagggcagacgatttggagttgaaggctagaggactgccatcaataaacttggttaaaccgaagcctttcgggtcgatgcagtccgagttaagggagtgggcgacgaatgcgcatgcaacattgtagtacagcgaaacggtcggtaggacggcgaaaatcctatgggggatccagatcgtgaaaagacgaggctattactgaaaggaagcattaagcaggtcagtatagctattggtatcataatgcgacacataggactacgagctcacttttgtaaaatcggtgcggcaagtgatagccaCCATGGAttgaatttgtcgagttcttttcccggcatctcttcttaggcaaaaaaaggataaaagaaaagatttgttctgctattagagcgatatcaagatatggtccgattcggaccacaattaaattatatgttggagacctgtgttaaatgtcagccaattcgaataagaattgcgccctttgggggctcaagaagtaaaatagagagatcgatttatatgggagctgtatcaggctatgaaccgattcagaccataattcatgagaggatccgtcgtatttcaggcaaatcggataataatcgcgccctctagaggctcaagaagtcaagacccaagatcggtttatacggcagatatgtcaggttatgaaccaattttaaaccatacttggcacaattgttggaaatcgtcgtgcaaaatttcattccaatcgaataagaattgcgccctctagaggttcaagaagtcgagacccaagatcggtttatatggcagctatatcaagttattgaccgatttgaatctaattaggcacatttgttggaaatcacagaaaaacacgtcgtgcaaaatttcatcccaatcggataagaattgcgccctctagaggctcaaaaagtcaagacccaagatcggtttatatgacagttatatcagcttatgaaccgatttgaatcatacttggcacagttgttggatatcataacaaaatacttcgctcaaaatttcattccaatcggataagaattacgccctctagaggctcaagaagtcaagacccaatatcggtttatatggcagctatatcaggttatagaccgatttaaaccatacttggcacagttattgggtatcataacaaaatacttcgcgcaaaatttcattccaatcggataagaattacgccctctagaggttcaagaagtcgagacccaagatcggtttatacggcagctatatcaagttattgaccgatttgaatctaattaggcacatttgttggaaatcacagaaaaacacgtcgtgcaaaatttcattcaaatcggataagaattgcgccctctagtggctcaagaagtcaagattcaagatcggtttatatggtagctatttcaggttatagaccgatttgaaccatacttagcacagttgttggatatcgtaacaaaacacgtcgtgcaaaatttcattccactcggataagaattgcgccctctagaggctgaagaagtcaagattcaagatctgtttatatggtagctatatcaggttatggaccgatttgaaccatacttagcacagttgttggatatcgtaacaaaacacgtcgtgcaaaatttcattccaatcggataagaattacgccctctagaggctcaagaagtcaagacccaatatcggtttatatggcagctatatcaggttatagaccgatttgaaccataacagttcttgttcaatattctttgtttgcctaaaaagagataccgcgcataaaacttgacaaatgcgatccatggtggagggtatataaaaatcggctcggccgaacttaggacgatctttcttgattttattttaaacgGTTGGCTCAATCTATAACTcggttatatataaaaattttattgcaattgtaATGAGTACTTGTGTTGGTGTAAAAAATAACAGTCATGAATCTTATAACTAAAAACAGTTTTCATGTATTTCTCACTTTGCTGTCACAACGAAATTCTAagcaacaaaattttctctcagtatatattttctgctctatttcatttgagttttcTATGGCACTCTTGATaagatttttggaaatttcataTCTGCTTAAAGTGAGAAACACCATCGATGGACAATTTGTCAAAGCCGCACAGCGTATGTCTTACAACACTCATGGGGAGGTGGGGGGGTAATGATTGGCCGCTGGTTTTCATCGACATAATCTCTGTAGTAGGCAACATTCACACAATCCCAACCAAGTCGCTCGCACAATTTAGCCGAATAGTAACTGGTACAGTCGGCCGTTAAGAGTGCATAATTCAAGTTTTTTCCCAACTTTTGCAGCTCGCTCATTAATCGGCCTCCAATGTTGTGGCCACGCATTTTGCCATCTACGCCCAGAACATGCGCATGCAGAACTCTTTCGACACCATACCGTTTGCAAACGCTTGCGTCGCGTTCCACATAACCCAAGAACTTGAGGATTACACCCCACTTTGAGCCACCTTCCTGGGCGGCCTCTTCAAAGATATGTTCGGCCTCATCGGGACCTTTGGGGCCCGCTAAAACAGCCCCCACAATCTCTTCGCTTTGGGCGTGTACTGCCATCAGACAGGTGCCATGCTGAATGTTGGACATGTTGAAATCTTCATCGGCTTTGTCTTGTTGCTTTGGTGTCGTTCCCACAGTAAGAGGTTCCTCGGTGTAGTAGTGGATACGACAAAAATCCAAAACACGCTGACGATCGTCTGGCTGGATGAGGCATATGCGGTAATCGTTGTCTGTCATATTAGTCGACGTCATATTTCGAATACCTCTATAATTGACCAGCTGTTTTGCTAAGAGATGATGATATTGTCTCGCAGTCAGCGGCAAAGGCAGTGGCAGTGTAGCAGTCAGTGACCGATGAACGAGCGATACGCAATGCTGTTGCTGCGACCAGACCGTGAATGATACTAAACGTGGGCATAGCAAAATGCTGCGGAGACAGCACATGTTGACGTGAAACGAGAGAAAGAGAAATTCTATAATCGCATGTTTTAATTTATGAAGAGACTCGTGTGCCAGATGGAAGAAATTTTAAGAGAGCTTTGTCAGCATTtgttgaatgtttttttttttgtgtaagtgTTTAATATGATGACGTAGCACAACGTGCTGTTCTATACATACAcaccgaaaaaattttaattaaccaTAAACGAAGTTTTTGACAACGGAATTTCATTTGTGAAAAACGATAATTTGGAAGATCTTTAATGATGAATTAATCAAAGAATTTTTGACGAATACAAAGTTTTTCCAAAGTGAGAAAGTTACCGTTTGGCTTAGTGAATTGAAAACTTCTGTCACCAGTGAAGAAAACTTTCTCACTATAGTGAACTGTTATCAATTGGCACACACCCTGAGAcgcttaatcggcagattgttCTGTGTAGTTTTAATACAACTGACTGCTGCAATTTTAAGGTAAATCGGAGGAAACATAGCCTTTTTATGAAACCAAGACACAACTGCAAAGGGATCAATCTagaataaatattttgatatattgcaaaaaaaattacggAATACTATTTAGTAAAACCCAAATATAATGATTACCCTTCCCCTTCGCAATACTCTGTGGTTATGGTACGAGCATGTTCATTGATTCGGCAACTGTCAGCAAGAAGACATGTTGCAGCATTGGCTTCTGCCTTATTGACAGCTGACAGCAGCAGCATTGCAGTCTATAAAATGATTGTATCAAAGTGTAACATCATTTGGCACCGTACATACTTGTGTCACTTACATTCGAGTACACTGATGAAAAGATGGTGCCTGGCAAATACCTGttggtattattttattcatCTTAGTGACAACTACtttaaataccatttggtattactCCAAAACCAGACGAATGGTGTTGCCGTCGGGGTGGAAACTCAATCAATGGCTGAATAAAACGAAGCGAGTTTGTCCAGATGTaactttattttttgaaattattttacaATGCACAAGCGAACTAAACAACATTGTGCTGTGGAATGATCAAGTTACAACTAGAATAGTATTAAAGCCATCAcggtttggtattaaaaccaataactATTTGGTAATAAATCTAATACCATAcggaatttttcatttcaaattttatccatGCAAGTTGCTATTGTTTTGATGACATAAGGAATTGCTTCACTATCAATACCGTTGGTTCCGAAATAATCagatttggtatcaatttttctattAGTGTATAACTTATGGaaaatcttaagaaaatttaaaagccATAAACCCTTTTGTacttccacacacacacacacacatgtcgCATGTCATTACAGCCGTACCCTTTACTTCCCATTGATTGATGAACGTGCTGCATTTACAGTTCAGTTCATTCAAAGCGTGTGTGGAATACTTATTTGAAGGCTAATCGAGCACATGTGACAGCTCCATCTAAGAACtacaaaatgaaatggaaagagTTACATCTAAACTGAAGTTTTAAAGATATAAcattataaatataaatgtaCCCTAATTTGAGATACGGAATGGTATAAACTAACGAAAGAGCTGAAAAAGTTTAATTAAACGCATGCTAAGTCCGGTCGAACGAAATCTAggacacaccaccatggattctgcaaaaagcTTACCCTTGTTAACTCAGTTTCTATTTTCCAAATCGGGCAAGAACTAAGGCTTCTACatccagaaaaattagtctgctgatatcagcaaacactgtctgctgacattaaattaaaaatgttaaacctttttaaaaagtccattcaaaatttctgaacttctaaacaactattttgggctccagaccctttatcgggagatcggtttatatggcagctatatctaaatatagtccgatttgaatcatatttggatcagatatcgggaggcctaaaatactcactgtttcaaatttcagcaaattggatgaaaaattaggtttttataggcattagaccctttatcggaaaatcggtccatatagcagctatatccaaatatgatccgatttggcccgttcaagacgtatctatgccaaatttcagctcataatctcaatttttgaagcctgtaaagtgattacaacagacggacggacagacacacggacatcgttaaatcgtcttcgaattttacgactatccgaaatatatatactttttaggttcgatgtgttgcaaacggaatgactaaatgaatatatccctatcctacggtggtgggtataaaaattggtaaaGATGTTGGAGGTCGCAGCATAAATTATCGTAGAAATCTTctgtcaaatcggttaagaataaAAGCTCAGAGAGAAAATcgaacgatcggtttatatgggggatttATTAAGCAATGGACAAATTTGGTTCAGGTGTCATAGTAGAAATCATagaataaaatttcagtcaattcgaacaaacatttttggctcaagaagtaaaatcaggaaatcgatttatatcgtagctatatcaaattatggtccaattcagatcatatttgggaTGGATGATGGAGGTCATGTAAGTCATGGTGCAAAATTTGgtgtcaaatcgtataagaattgcgttctgctgaaaatgggaaagcagacattactgctattTTAGCAAACATGATGCTGCTGTAGTTGCAAATAaatcggtcagctaaatcagcaaaaattaaatctgcCGTTTTATGTCCAAAAATCCGCTGACaaaaatcttattttatttgtctacccactccgtttgcaacacatcgaaatatccattttcgactctataaagtttatatattcttgatcagcataaaaatctaagacgatctagccatgtccgtccatccgtctgtctgttgaaatcacgcgatttagggtcttaggcccataaaagccacatttataatccgtttttgatgaaattttagacagtgagttgtattaggccactcgacatccttcggtaatttggcccagatcggttcagatttggatatagctgtcatatagcccgatccgccgatttagggccttaggcccataaaagccacatttattatccaattttgatgaaatttgggacattgagttgtgttaggtcctttgacattcttcgtcaatttggctcctatcggttcagatttggatataattggtatatagaccgatcctccgatttagagtcttaggcccataaaagccacatttattaaccgattttgctacaatctgggacagagagttgtcttaggcgcttcgacatcttttttcaatttggctcagatcggtccagatttaaatatagctgccatatagaccgatctctcgatttaaggttttgggcccacaaaacaagcatttattgtccaatgtcgccgaaatttgggaccgtgagttgtgttaggctcttcgacatttttctgcaacttggcccaaatcggtccagatttggatatagctgtcatacagaccgatatcttgatttaaagtcttggccccataaaaggcggatttataatccgatttcactgaaatttgacacagtgacttatgtcaggcctttcgacatccgtgtcgtatatggttcagatctgtttatttttagatatagctactaaaaagaccaacacaattggacaatgacttgtattaattagtatttagtccaaatcgaaacatatttcgatatagctgctatggggcataaggtatgcatttttcgccgaattatgacgaaagttggtttacatatacacccgaggtggtgggtatccaaagttcggcccggccgaacttaaagcctttttacttgttttgattactttatgtattttttagaaattatgTTGGAAGAGTTGTTTTTAATATGTGAAATTTTACTCTAAAGAAGATACTTTGTCCATGCATTGGCATACATTTCGACATGTGGCTGAGATCGCTAAGTGGTgatataaacatccactgagacacacatttacatttgtattttattatacccaccaccataggatgggggggggggtgaaattttgctcaaatacttaaCATCGATGAAGGTTGTTGAGGTTTGCAAATGTCCATATCGATACagattatgatatagctcccatataaaccgatctcccggttcgacttcttgagcccttccaaGTCCTAATGTTAggttgatttgcctgaaatttagcatgtagtggtttgctatgacttccaacaactgtgttaagtacggttcaaaccggtgtataacctgatatagttcccttataaaccgatcgcccgatttgacttcatgagtccatacaggccacaatttttgtccgatttggttgaaattaagcatgtaatgttttgttatgacctccaacaacttgtcaaatacagtccaaattagttcataacctgatacatctcccatgtAGACTGGTctcctatataagccgatctgccgattcgactacttgagcccctggaagccccaatttttgttcgatttggctgaaattttgcacgtgatgttcagttatgacttaaaacaattgtgcaaagtccggtccgaaacggtctataacctgatatagctcccatataaaccgatctctcgatttgacttcttgagcccatggaagccgcaatttttgtccgattgggttgaaattttgcatgtcatattgcgttatgacttccaacaactgtgtcaagtacggtccgaatcggtctataaccggatatagctcccatatgaaccgatctgccgattcgacttcgattgggttgaaattttgcacgtggtgttaagttatgacttaaaaaaactgtgcaaagtgcggtccgaatcggtccatatcctgatatagctcccatatacaccgatctctcgatttgacttcttgagtccttacaagccgcaatttttgtccgagaaggctgaaattttgcatgtcgtattccgttatgacatccaacaactgtgtcaagtactgtccgaatcggtctataaccggatatagcttccatataaatcgatctcttgatttaaattcttgagcccttacaagtctcaagttttggccgatttggctgaaatctcgcGTGCGGAGTTACACATTCCTACAACTCTGTCGAGTACGGttctagtcggtctataacctgatatagctcccataaaagccgatttcccgatttgacttcttgagtctttataagcggcaatttttgtccgaattggctaatATTTAGcatttggtgttctgttacgactttcaacacctGATATATCtgactttgcacgcttttacttgttttaaataataatgtttttatttttataaagttatttttataagtctcattattgtaatttttttttttaatttatgttttaattgctaatatttgatattttatttttaacaagtaaTAAGTAGATTACAATTCAATGcttgtttttcaaatttaacaatTATGCTTTATTAGcacataaataaattatttttaaaaatagcacttacaaataaaatgtatataaaaaaaataacaaaatcatTCGTAAATATTTTCTGGTGAACATTCTAACGATTTCCAAAAACATCACTTTCAaaattctcaaagaaaaaaaaatgaacaaatGTTTATATCAATGAGCTTCGCCAGAACGGGCAAACaaagtttgtttaaaaaaaatcacagtcGCAGGGCATAGGATTTACAGCTGACATGTGGTGCAGGGGGGCTAAATACAGGCACATTGTGCTCATCAACAAATTCCTTATAGTGAACGGTGTTGATACAGTCCCATCCCAATTTCTCTTTGATTTTTGCTGAATAGAAACTGCTGCAGTCGGACCTTAGTAGTTGATATCCTTTAGCCTTGCCTATATCACGCACTGCATTATAGAGACGACCTCCCAGATCTCTGCCCCTCATGGACGAGTCGACACAGGTGCCAACTATGTACAAAATGCGTTGGACACTATAACGTTCAGCCACTTTGGCTTCGTATTCAATGCGGGCAAGGAGACTCAATATCTTGCCCCATTTGGTATTCCCCTCCTTTTTGGCTTCATGAGCCAGGTGGTCAGCCTCATTTGCTCTTTGCGGTCCCGCAATACAAACTCCAACTGCTTTATTCGTTGTCCTGTCTATGGCCATAACGCAGGTGCCATGTTGTATGTTGTCCAAAATGAATTCCTCATCGGCGGGAGAGGCCGTGCCAATAGGTTCGAGGTTGCCCGTCAAGGGTTCATCAGGATAGAAGTATTTTCTTAAGAGTTTCGCGACTTGTGGCCTATCCTGCTTCGTAACGACCTTAAGTTCGATCATTTCGTTGAGTTTTTCTACCGGCGCCTTTGGATTGGAATCGCAATTGACTAATAGAATGTTATGTGCGCTTTGAGATGTTAAATGCCAACTGATGGTCGATGACAATTGCGAGCTTTTATTGGAAGCGAGGGAAATTCTGGTTCTGCTGTTGCATTTCGCTTTCAACACTCTCTTATCAGTGAAATTTAGATGGCTTTCAGTTGGAATACACGTTCGCTAAAATAACAATGCCTTTAGAAATGAGGCAATGGGTTGTAGAACTTAGAGAAATGCAATTCTGATAGATTCCTCTGCGCAATAAGACCTGGCGAATTTTCTAGAATATAAACATCATTCACATTGCTGCTTGCTTGTGGGCACTGTCTGGTTGCATATTGTGGTAGGTCTTTCGTAAGCTTCTGCCATCGTTCATCGTTCAAGCTGTTATCGGTGGCAGGAGTCTACATTCTCAGAAATAAATTAcgactaatttttatacccaccaccgaaggatgggggtatactcattttgtcattccgtttgcaacacatcgaaatatccatttgtgatcctataaagcatatactcttgatcgtcgtaaaaatctaggacggtctagccatgtccgtccgtctgtgcgtctgtctgttgaaatcacgctacagtctttaaaaatatagatattgagctgaaactttgcacagatacttttttttgtccataagcagttaaagtttgaagatgggctatatctagtggctcaagaagccaaaattcaagatcggtttatatggtggctatatcaggttatgaaccgattttaaacttatttggc from the Stomoxys calcitrans chromosome 1, idStoCalc2.1, whole genome shotgun sequence genome contains:
- the LOC106091901 gene encoding arylalkylamine N-acetyltransferase-like 2 → MTSTNMTDNDYRICLIQPDDRQRVLDFCRIHYYTEEPLTVGTTPKQQDKADEDFNMSNIQHGTCLMAVHAQSEEIVGAVLAGPKGPDEAEHIFEEAAQEGGSKWGVILKFLGYVERDASVCKRYGVERVLHAHVLGVDGKMRGHNIGGRLMSELQKLGKNLNYALLTADCTSYYSAKLCERLGWDCVNVAYYRDYVDENQRPIITPPPPHECCKTYAVRL
- the LOC106091900 gene encoding arylalkylamine N-acetyltransferase-like 2 — its product is MIELKVVTKQDRPQVAKLLRKYFYPDEPLTGNLEPIGTASPADEEFILDNIQHGTCVMAIDRTTNKAVGVCIAGPQRANEADHLAHEAKKEGNTKWGKILSLLARIEYEAKVAERYSVQRILYIVGTCVDSSMRGRDLGGRLYNAVRDIGKAKGYQLLRSDCSSFYSAKIKEKLGWDCINTVHYKEFVDEHNVPVFSPPAPHVSCKSYALRL